In a genomic window of Mycolicibacterium neoaurum VKM Ac-1815D:
- the mbp1 gene encoding microaggregate-binding protein 1, translating into MADSGPENAVSGVVEDVKGKVKEVAGIVSGNDGLREEGRAQQDKAEAERNVAKKEAQADAARAAASAAEARQKSAESAK; encoded by the coding sequence ATGGCTGACAGCGGACCCGAAAATGCCGTGAGTGGTGTCGTCGAAGACGTCAAGGGCAAGGTGAAGGAAGTCGCCGGGATCGTCTCCGGCAATGACGGACTTCGCGAAGAGGGACGGGCCCAACAGGACAAGGCCGAGGCAGAGCGCAACGTCGCCAAGAAGGAAGCGCAGGCCGACGCCGCCCGCGCCGCCGCCAGCGCCGCCGAGGCACGGCAGAAGAGCGCCGAGAGCGCCAAGTAA
- a CDS encoding SDR family oxidoreductase produces MAAHSDPAPHGVIPYPGRTDEMDRAPRDEMADYVGRDLLAGKRALITGGDSGIGRAVAAAFAKEGADVAISYLDEDADAAHTVGLVEAQRRRAVALPGDLADPAHCRRVVQESVSALGGLDILVNNAAYQSPVDDLTELSDEQWRRTFAVNIDSFFYVTKAALPHLTPGGSIINTGSINGLRGNKTLIDYSATKGAVIALTYSLSQALSDRGIRVNCVAPGPVWTPLIPATMDAEKTESFGEQTPMGRAAEPDEIAPSYVFFAAGRLSSYYSGEVLAPIGGETLPG; encoded by the coding sequence ATGGCCGCCCATTCCGACCCAGCACCGCATGGCGTCATCCCCTACCCGGGTCGCACGGACGAGATGGACCGCGCACCCCGCGACGAGATGGCCGACTATGTCGGCCGCGATCTGCTCGCCGGCAAGCGCGCTCTGATCACAGGTGGCGACTCGGGGATCGGCCGCGCCGTCGCAGCGGCATTCGCCAAGGAAGGGGCCGATGTCGCGATTTCCTATCTCGACGAGGACGCTGACGCCGCACACACCGTCGGGCTCGTCGAGGCGCAGAGACGCCGCGCCGTGGCACTCCCAGGAGATCTGGCCGACCCGGCACACTGTCGCCGGGTCGTGCAGGAGTCGGTGTCTGCACTGGGAGGCCTGGACATCCTGGTCAACAACGCCGCCTACCAATCACCGGTCGACGACCTCACCGAGCTTTCCGACGAGCAGTGGCGCCGCACCTTCGCCGTGAACATCGACAGCTTCTTCTACGTCACCAAGGCCGCGCTGCCGCATCTGACGCCTGGCGGGTCGATCATCAACACCGGGTCCATCAACGGGTTGCGCGGAAACAAGACGCTGATCGACTATTCGGCGACCAAAGGTGCAGTCATCGCCCTGACCTACTCGCTGTCCCAGGCGCTCAGCGACCGCGGAATTCGGGTGAATTGCGTTGCGCCGGGGCCGGTGTGGACCCCGCTGATCCCCGCCACGATGGATGCCGAGAAGACGGAGTCCTTTGGTGAGCAGACCCCCATGGGCCGGGCAGCGGAGCCCGACGAGATTGCACCGTCGTATGTCTTCTTCGCCGCCGGACGACTGTCGTCGTACTACAGCGGTGAGGTGCTGGCACCCATCGGCGGAGAGACACTGCCGGGCTGA
- a CDS encoding metallophosphoesterase — MTDNPAEIVEEAGHAPARESRHWRRFAVVSLVVGLLFGVPWWTLVVAGGWPMPVTVAATLVFAAALVALPVLIFTGHGKHRDVPSAIGDVLLGMVWVVFVWSVLGNIARLPLIGLGVDEPLRSRLIAVAVIVVATVLLGWGHYEAMRIPRVRRVPVRIPRLGPGLDGLRVAIITDTHYGPINRSRWSAAVVERVNELDADIVCHVGDIADGTVEMRREQAAPLAKITAATRTYVTGNHEYFSEAQEWLDYLESIGWSSLHNRHVTVQRGGDTLVVAGIDDATAAGSGVSGHGQDLAAALDGAEDGAPILLLAHQPKQIRHAVAAGVDLQISGHTHGGQIWPFNYLVRLEQPVVQGLSTHGERTQLYTSRGTGYWGPPFRIFAPSEITLLTLSTA; from the coding sequence ATGACCGATAACCCAGCCGAAATCGTCGAAGAAGCCGGCCATGCCCCTGCGCGGGAGTCGCGGCACTGGCGCCGGTTCGCAGTGGTATCGCTGGTGGTCGGACTCCTTTTCGGCGTCCCCTGGTGGACGCTGGTGGTCGCCGGCGGTTGGCCGATGCCGGTCACGGTGGCGGCAACGCTGGTTTTCGCGGCCGCACTGGTGGCGCTGCCGGTGCTGATATTCACCGGGCACGGAAAACACCGTGACGTTCCGTCCGCGATCGGGGACGTGCTGCTCGGCATGGTCTGGGTGGTGTTCGTCTGGTCGGTTCTCGGCAACATCGCGCGGCTGCCGCTCATCGGCTTGGGAGTCGATGAGCCGCTGCGGTCTCGCCTGATCGCCGTCGCGGTCATCGTGGTGGCGACCGTATTGCTGGGCTGGGGCCACTACGAAGCGATGCGGATCCCGCGGGTTCGCCGGGTCCCGGTCCGGATACCGCGGTTGGGTCCCGGCCTCGACGGCTTGCGGGTGGCGATCATCACCGACACCCACTACGGCCCCATCAACCGGTCGCGCTGGTCTGCCGCGGTGGTGGAAAGGGTCAACGAGCTCGATGCGGACATCGTCTGCCACGTCGGTGACATCGCCGACGGCACGGTCGAGATGCGCCGCGAGCAGGCCGCGCCGTTGGCAAAGATCACCGCTGCGACGCGCACATACGTGACCGGCAACCACGAGTACTTCAGTGAGGCTCAGGAGTGGCTGGATTACCTGGAATCCATCGGGTGGAGTTCCCTGCACAATCGGCACGTGACCGTGCAGCGCGGTGGTGACACGTTGGTGGTGGCCGGGATCGACGATGCCACGGCGGCCGGCTCTGGTGTCAGCGGTCACGGCCAGGATCTCGCCGCGGCGCTGGACGGAGCCGAAGACGGCGCACCCATCCTGCTGCTGGCACATCAGCCCAAGCAGATCCGCCATGCGGTGGCCGCCGGGGTGGATCTGCAGATATCCGGCCACACCCACGGTGGCCAGATCTGGCCCTTCAACTACCTGGTGCGACTCGAGCAACCCGTCGTGCAGGGACTGAGCACACATGGCGAGCGGACCCAGCTCTACACCAGCCGTGGCACGGGTTACTGGGGCCCGCCGTTCCGGATCTTCGCGCCCAGCGAGATCACCCTGCTGACACTGAGCACCGCCTGA
- a CDS encoding STAS domain-containing protein codes for MTDPGSIIVKTTWLDSTVIMNCVGDLDITTAAVLERQIDEVLKCGPDAIVVDLTELDFLAARGMNVLIRANGRLGGRVKFLVVADGPKTRRPMTLIGVDSQVTLHSTRDTALAAAANPDPLASSI; via the coding sequence ATGACTGATCCAGGCTCTATCATCGTCAAAACCACCTGGTTGGACTCGACGGTGATCATGAATTGTGTCGGCGATCTCGACATCACAACCGCCGCAGTGCTCGAACGACAGATCGATGAGGTCCTCAAGTGCGGGCCCGACGCGATCGTCGTCGACCTGACCGAACTCGACTTTCTGGCCGCTCGCGGCATGAATGTGCTGATCCGTGCCAACGGCAGGCTGGGTGGCCGGGTGAAATTCCTGGTGGTCGCCGATGGCCCCAAGACCCGGCGGCCCATGACGCTGATCGGCGTCGACAGCCAGGTGACACTGCACAGCACCCGCGACACCGCCCTCGCTGCGGCTGCCAACCCGGACCCGCTGGCCAGTTCGATCTGA